A stretch of Canis lupus familiaris isolate Mischka breed German Shepherd chromosome 11, alternate assembly UU_Cfam_GSD_1.0, whole genome shotgun sequence DNA encodes these proteins:
- the SLBP2 gene encoding uncharacterized LOC474694 yields the protein MPIGPPASSKLGKPRPLDAWHTIGSPSSQSPPRARALPFLCPSNPGRFKLHFESDYHSLGYYLRRICFPRKKVCEESLFSGIEMVSVGVSTEPCHSRWEVETDETVLQRRQKQIDYGKRTPGYQCFLQQVPKAKRQPGLHPQTPNKKRRYSRRSWDAQIRQWRRALHSWDPPSQPPKGRRSEGQGMEHLLEPMGSTPTDDLLDDWFQALEPSVNLNEDQKGAQFADLVPPAYSFPWLYEEEHHWFYFLADHSYIPVPDLNEAQNI from the exons ATGCCCATTGGCCCACCAGCGTCCAGCAAGCTGGGCAAGCCCCGCCCCCTGGACGCCTGGCACACCATTGGTTCTCCCTCCAGCCAATCGCCACCGCGGGCTCGGGCGCTCCCTTTCCTGTGCCCCTCCAACCCCGGGAGATTTAAACTGCACTTCGAGAGCGATTATCACTCTTTAGGATATTACCTAAGGAG AATCTGCTTCCCCAGAAAGAAAGTATGTGAAGAGTCTTTATTCTCTGGGATTGAGATGGTGAGTGTGGGCGTCAGCACAGAGCCCTGCCATTCCAG GTGGGAGGTAGAGACAGATGAAACTGTTCTACAGCGGCGGCAAAAACAGATAGATTATGGCAAGCGCACACCTGGTTACCAGTGTTTCCTGCAGCAGGTCCCCAA GGCAAAGCGACAGCCAGGACTTCACCCTCAAACACCAAACAAGAAGAGGAGGTACAGCCGCCGCTCCTGGGATGCCCAGATCAGGCAGTGGAGAAGAGCCCTGCATTCCTGGGATCCCCCCAGCCAGCCCCCGAAAGGCAGGAGGTCCGAGGG CCAGGGAATGGAGCATCTCTTAGAGCCAATGGGTTCCACACCTACGGATGACCTCCTGGATGACTGGTTCCAGGCCCTGGAACCATCAGTGAATCTGAATGAAGACCAGAAGGGAGCCCAG tttgcAGACTTGGTACCTCCTGCCTACTCCTTTCCCTGGCTCTATGAGGAAGAACACCACTGGTTCTACTTTCTAGCTGATCACAGTTACATACCTGTCCCAGATTTGAATGAGGcacaaaatatttag